One stretch of Astatotilapia calliptera chromosome 3, fAstCal1.2, whole genome shotgun sequence DNA includes these proteins:
- the nelfa gene encoding negative elongation factor A: MASMKDSDTGLWLHNKLGSTDELWTPPSIASLLTVSVIDNIRLCFSSLSPPVKLKLLLGMLHLPRRTVDEMKEALSEIIQLATVDSEPWVLMVADILKSFPETGSLNLDLEEQNPNVQDILGELREKVSECEASAMLPLECQYLNKSALTTLVGPLTPPVKHFQLKRKPKSATLRAELLQKSTETAQQLKKTAGVPFHAKGRGLVKKIDTTTPLKGIPKAPFRSPTTPSMFSPPSNRTPIAPARTPLRKERGVKLLDISELDMVGAGREAKRRRKTLETEAGEKAAKEEAVVENTTPDYAAGLVSAQKLGSLNENPLPSTSYLPATPSMVPSSSYIPSSEAQPANAGGSGRDTLQAARQPEESATATTGANATLPGQYKQRPPMYNAGTTANPATPTSPSTPVSTPASNGPPAAATASQPETPTQPPSTPQTPTPTAAPTPPQPQPKKNLSLTRDQMYAAQEMFKTANKVTRPEKALILGFMAGSRENPCPEQGDIIQIKLSEHTEVLPKADGTGSTTMLVDTVFEMNYSTGQWTRLKKYKPITNTS; this comes from the exons ATGGCGTCGATGAAGGACAGCGACACCGGCCTGTGGCTTCACAACAAACTAGGATCCACGGACGAGCTCTGGACGCCTCCGAGCATCGCTTCGCTCCTCACCGTGTCGGTTATCGACAACATACGGCTATGTTTTTCGAGCTTGTCGCCGCCGGTGAAGCTGAAACTCCTGCTCGGGATGCTGCACCTTCCGCGGAGGACCGTTGACGAG ATGAAGGAGGCCCTGTCGGAGATAATCCAGCTGGCTACGGTGGACTCAGAGCCCTGGGTGCTGATGGTTGCAGACATCCTCAAGTCCTTCCCAGAGACCGGCTCTCTGAATCTGGACTTGGAGGAGCAGAATCCAAATGTGCAGGATATTCTCGGAGAGCTCAGGGAGAAAG tgAGCGAGTGCGAGGCGTCGGCCATGCTTCCTCTGGAGTGCCAGTACCTGAATAAAAGTGCATTGACTACTCTGGTGGGACCCCTCACACCTCCCGTCAAACATTTCCAGCTGAAGAGGAAGCCCAAGAGTGCAACCctgagagcagagctgctgcagaaaT CTACAGAGACAGCCCAGCAGCTGAAGAAGACAGCCGGAGTGCCTTTTCATGCCAAAGGGAGAGGATTGGTCAAAAAGATTGACACCacaa CTCCTCTCAAGGGGATTCCCAAAGCCCCATTCCGCAGCCCCACCACCCCCAGTATGTTCAGCCCTCCCAGTAACCGCACACCTATTGCTCCCGCACGGACGCCCCTGCGTAAGGAGCGGGGGGTCAAG CTGTTAGATATTTCAGAGCTGGATATGGTTGGAGCTGGAAGAGAAGCTAAGAGGAGGCGAAAGACTTTGG AAACCGAGGCTGGAGAGAAAGCAGCCAAAGAAGAAGCTGTGGTGGAAAACACCACACCCGACTACGCTGCTGGCCTCGTCTCCGCACAG AAACTGGGGTCGCTGAACGAGAATCCTCTGCCGTCAACCAGCTACCTACCAGCCACACCCAGCATGGTTCCCTCCTCGTCTTACATTCCCAGCTCCGAGGCACAGCCAG CCAATGCTGGTGGTTCGGGACGGGACACGCTGCAGGCGGCCCGTCAGCCAGAGGAGTCGGCGACAGCGACCACAGGTGCCAACGCCACCTTACCGGGCCAGTACAAGCAGAGACCGCCTATGTACAACGCAGGAACCACAGCAAACCCTGCAACTCCCACATCCCCCAGCACACCGGTATCCACCCCCGCCAGCAATGGACCACCAGCAGCTGCGacagccagccagccagagaccCCCACTCAGCCTCCCAGCACACCTCAGACCCCCACCCCGACAGCAGCCCCTACGCCACCACAGCCACAGCCCAAAAAGAACCTCTCACTTACG AGAGACCAGATGTACGCCGCCCAGGAGATGTTCAAGACCGCCAACAAGGTCACGAGGCCGGAGAAGGCCCTCATCCTGGGCTTCATGGCTGGATCCAGAG AGAACCCATGCCCGGAGCAGGGGGACATCATCCAGATCAAGCTGAGCGAGCACACAGAGGTTTTGCCCAAAGCCGACGGCACTGGCAGCACCACCATGCTGGTAGACACAGTCTTCGAAATGAACTACTCCACAGGACAGTGGACCCGCCTCAAGAAATACAAACCCATCACCAACACCTCCTGA
- the nicol1 gene encoding NELL2-interacting cell ontogeny regulator 1: MASSGYVQAVVLLLALQLVCVGAADADHETGTVIPAESRPCVDCHAFEFMQRALQDLKKTAFNLDARTETLVLRTERRALCDCMPTNSLR; this comes from the exons ATGGCTTCCAGCGGGTATGTGCAGGcagtggtgctgctgctggcgCTGCAGCTCGTCTGTGTCGGGGCAGCTGATGCGGATCATGAGACGGGGACTGTCATCCCTGCCGAAA GTCGCCCGTGTGTGGACTGTCATGCCTTTGAGTTTATGCAGAGGGCGCTGCAAGATCTAAAGAAGACCGCTTTCAACCTAGATGCCAGG ACAGAGACGCTGGTGCTGAGGACGGAGAGGAGGGCTCTGTGTGACTGTATGCCCACCAACTCGCTGCGCTGA
- the faah2b gene encoding fatty-acid amide hydrolase 2-B, with the protein MALSRLERAQVWLLKAVTEVLVIVFRFFSPRRPALSGKKLPPVRNPLLLMSATQLAKKIRRKEVSSVEVVQAYIDRIQEVNPFVNAVVKDRFAAALQEAAQVDKLIEEETGGEEVLEDRLPLLGVPLSVKESYALQGMPFTTGLVSRRGIVATVDAPPVALLKRAGAIPLGVTNTSELCMWYESHNHIYGITNNPYDLERIPGGSSGGEGSILGAAGSVIGVGSDIGGSIRMPCFFNGIFGHKTTPGVVSCENQYPPSSGRQEEYLSSGPMCRYAEDLLPMLKIMAGPRVDMLSLNTKVDLKKLRFFTIPHDGGSPLTTPVSKELVDIQRKVAERLEADLGVKVQEVHFPELRYSFQIWDTYMVLPDKEGKPPQMFAELMGEPGRPAWPLWELLKWMIGRSDHTLAAIAVGLIEMTRMSKTPSSIIQMKEKLQKEVDELLGADGVFLYPSHPKVAPKHHHPLLRPFDFSYTGIINMLGLPVTQCPLGVGEEGLPLGVQVVAGKLQDHLTLAVALHLEKTFGGWKDPGAN; encoded by the exons ATGGCTCTGAGCCGGCTGGAAAGAGCTCAGGTATGGCTGTTGAAGGCGGTCACGGAGGTCCTCGTCATCGTTTTTCGCTTCTTCTCCCCTCGGAGACCTGCTCTGTCCGGGAAGAAGCTCCCGCCCGTCAGAAACCCGCTGCTGCTTATGTCGGCGACGCAGCTCGCCAAGAAGATCCGGCGAAAAGAG GTGTCCAGCGTAGAGGTGGTGCAGGCTTACATTGACAGGATCCAGGAAGTTAACCCTTTTGTGAATGCTGTTGTGAAAGACAG GTTTGCTGCTGCCCTCCAGGAGGCGGCTCAGGTCGATAAGCTGATTGAGGAGGAGACTGGAGGAGAGGAAGTGCTGGAGGACCGGCTGCCTTTATTAGGAGTCCCACTTTCTGTGAAAGAGTCTTATGCCCTCCAGG GCATGCCCTTCACTACAGGCTTGGTCTCCAGGCGAGGGATCGTGGCCACAGTCGACGCTCCACCTGTGGCCCTGCTGAAGAGAGCGGGTGCCATCCCGCTGGGTGTCACCAACACAAGCGAGCTCTGCATGTGGTATGAATCGCACAACCACATCTATGGCATCACCAACAACCCGTATGACCTGGAGAGGATACCGGGAGGAAGCTCAG GGGGAGAGGGCAGCATACTGGGAGCGGCAGGTTCAGTCATCGGTGTGGGCTCAGACATCGGCGGCAGCATTCGTATGCCCTGTTTCTTCAATGGAATATTTGGCCATAAAACTACTCCAG GTGTCGTGTCGTGTGAGAATCAGTACCCTCCTTCCtctggcaggcaggaggagtaCCTCAGCTCTGGTCCCATGTGTCGCTACGCTGAAGACCTTCTGCCTATGCTCAAGATCATGGCCGGACCCAGAGTTGACAT GTTGTCCTTAAACACAAAGGTCGACTTAAAGAAGCTGCGGTTCTTCACCATCCCTCATGACGGCGGCTCTCCTCTCACAACCCCCGTCAGCAAAGAGCTCGTAGACATTCAGAGAAAG GTAGCTGAGCGCCTGGAGGCGGACCTCGGAGTGAAAGTCCAAGAAGTGCATTTCCCTGAGCTCCGCTACAGCTTTCAGATCTGGGACACCTACATGGTCCTTCCTGACAAGGAGGGCAAA CCTCCTCAGATGTTTGCTGAGTTGATGGGAGAACCAGGACGACCAGCTTGGCCTCTGTGGGAGCTGCTGAAGTGGATGATAGGAAGATCAGACCACACCCTCGCTGCTATCG CTGTGGGCCTGATCGAGATGACTCGCATGTCCAAAACACCGTCCTCCATCATCCAGATGAAGGAGAAGCTGCAGAAGGAGGTGGATGAGCTGTTGGGTGCTGACGGTGTTTTCCTTTACCCCTCTCACCCCAAAGTGGCCCCCAAACACCACCACCCGCTCCTAAGACCCTTCGACTTCTCATACACCG GTATAATTAACATGCTGGGGTTGCCGGTGACTCAGTGCCCTCTGGGTGTGGGTGAGGAGGGTCTGCCTCTGGGCGTGCAGGTCGTTGCAGGGAAGCTGCAGGACCACCTGACCCTCGCTGTGGCCCTCCACCTGGAGAAGACGTTCGGAGGCTGGAAGGACCCCGGAGCAAACTAA